A single region of the Pseudomonas mandelii genome encodes:
- the pvdP gene encoding pyoverdine maturation tyrosinase PvdP produces MTISRRWFMAGLALTGAAVPAAFYGHREWTKPDPTITPGEASFDVADVAGQQLANTLRGVWQIRFEGRDAGIEGLPRDGLEVFLDVGHKGRGLIGFLDTAQRLRSSDEPRYRVLGDLADAKPAELSWRLVSATAASGTPDYEFSMSLDEVWAGFGNAGSGTLSGRVLNLDRPLMMTAQDNRFIAVKRVFPEARERTGLNAPLLAWLVSAEHRLFHQLWHASRDKWHTLSEDKRNALRGIGWQPGPRDKERDARGARKDRNGSGVDFFFMHRHMLGTARSMQDLPSWQHFPLPQPELARDRIGFANYCDNHDGTALPPTWQADDDAEYSQWVSDIKTAETYHSNFQVWESRYRDPRYLSKLTLGQFGSEVELGLHDWLHMRWASVPRDPSNGQPVPFARDPADFSARWYAPENDFLGDPFSSHVNPVFWHFHGWIDDRLEDWFRAHERFHPGEVSRLEVNGVAWFAPGRWVEVADPWLGPSTHGCSTTPGLQMGKSVEMDPETMKLALRITFGEDDKKLADLFRKVPQRPWYARHLKARPITS; encoded by the coding sequence ATGACGATTTCTCGACGATGGTTCATGGCAGGCCTGGCGCTCACCGGCGCCGCCGTGCCTGCGGCTTTTTATGGGCATCGCGAATGGACGAAACCGGATCCGACGATCACCCCCGGCGAAGCTTCATTCGATGTGGCGGATGTCGCCGGCCAGCAGTTGGCGAACACCTTGCGTGGCGTCTGGCAGATTCGTTTCGAAGGGCGTGACGCCGGTATCGAAGGCTTGCCACGGGACGGGCTGGAAGTGTTTCTCGACGTCGGCCACAAAGGTCGCGGCCTGATCGGATTCCTCGACACCGCCCAGCGTTTACGCTCCAGCGATGAGCCGCGCTACCGGGTGCTGGGCGATCTGGCAGACGCCAAACCGGCCGAGCTGAGCTGGCGGCTGGTCAGTGCCACCGCCGCCAGTGGCACGCCAGATTACGAATTCAGCATGTCGCTGGACGAAGTCTGGGCCGGTTTCGGCAACGCCGGCAGCGGCACCCTCAGTGGCCGGGTGTTGAACCTCGATCGCCCGTTGATGATGACCGCGCAAGACAATCGCTTCATCGCGGTCAAGCGGGTGTTTCCCGAAGCTCGCGAGCGAACCGGTCTCAACGCGCCACTGCTGGCGTGGCTGGTGTCCGCCGAACATCGGCTGTTTCACCAGCTCTGGCATGCCTCCCGGGACAAGTGGCACACCCTCTCCGAAGACAAGCGCAACGCCCTGCGCGGTATCGGCTGGCAGCCCGGCCCGCGGGACAAGGAGCGTGATGCCCGTGGCGCGCGAAAGGATCGCAACGGTTCAGGCGTGGACTTTTTCTTCATGCACCGGCACATGCTGGGCACGGCGCGTTCGATGCAGGATTTGCCGTCTTGGCAGCATTTTCCACTGCCGCAGCCGGAACTGGCCCGGGATCGCATCGGTTTCGCCAATTACTGCGACAACCATGACGGCACCGCGTTGCCACCGACCTGGCAGGCCGACGACGATGCCGAATATTCGCAATGGGTCAGCGACATCAAGACCGCTGAGACGTATCACAGCAACTTCCAGGTCTGGGAGTCGCGCTATCGGGATCCGCGTTATCTGTCGAAACTCACCCTTGGGCAGTTCGGTTCAGAGGTCGAGCTGGGGCTGCACGACTGGCTGCATATGCGCTGGGCGTCGGTGCCGCGTGATCCGTCCAATGGCCAGCCGGTGCCGTTCGCGAGGGATCCGGCGGACTTTTCCGCGCGCTGGTATGCGCCGGAAAACGACTTCCTCGGCGACCCGTTTTCATCCCACGTGAACCCGGTGTTCTGGCATTTTCACGGCTGGATCGACGATCGCCTGGAAGACTGGTTTCGCGCCCACGAGCGTTTTCATCCGGGGGAGGTGAGTCGGCTGGAGGTCAACGGTGTGGCGTGGTTTGCGCCGGGGCGCTGGGTCGAGGTGGCTGATCCGTGGCTGGGGCCGAGCACCCATGGTTGCAGCACGACGCCGGGGTTGCAGATGGGCAAGTCGGTCGAGATGGACCCGGAAACCATGAAACTGGCGTTGCGCATCACCTTTGGTGAAGACGATAAAAAGCTGGCGGACCTGTTCCGCAAAGTGCCGCAGCGGCCTTGGTATGCGCGGCATTTGAAGGCCAGGCCGATTACCAGCTAA
- the pvdM gene encoding pyoverdine-tailoring dipeptidase-like protein PvdM, with product MTKPRSKKALYIGLPLALAISAGAGYAAWDYWFKDNPGYPAKVMKQADELQERILSFDSHVTVPLDFGTAGNEADKDGTGQFDLVKTGRGRLSGAALTIFGWPEIWNGANAPHRPTAGFVDEARFEQETRYKIISTMVRDFPNQVAIAYTPDDFRRLHGEGKFAIFMSMLNAYPLGNDLTALDTWAARGMRMFGFSYVGNNAWADSSRPLPFFNDSRDALGGLSEIGKQAVHRLNDLGVIIDVSQMSTKALEQVAQLSRTPMVASHSAPRALVDIPRNLSDQEMQLIKKSGGVVQIVGFPTYIRPLSQATQDKLNALRARFDLQPLQGLEMALMPGDPVITVWSEQRFGEYASQLYAIVDEEPKATLKDYGDAIDYAVKKIGIDHVGISSDFNDGGGLEGWKDVSEARNVTAELISRGYSEADIAKLWGGNFLRVWDQVQKSSRPVAKN from the coding sequence ATGACAAAACCACGTTCGAAAAAGGCTCTCTACATCGGCCTGCCGCTGGCCCTGGCGATCAGTGCCGGGGCAGGCTATGCGGCCTGGGATTACTGGTTCAAGGACAATCCAGGCTACCCAGCCAAGGTGATGAAACAAGCCGATGAGTTGCAAGAGCGCATCCTCTCGTTCGACAGCCACGTCACCGTACCGCTGGACTTCGGCACCGCCGGCAATGAAGCGGACAAGGACGGCACCGGGCAATTCGACCTGGTCAAGACCGGCCGCGGTCGCTTGTCCGGCGCGGCCCTGACGATTTTCGGCTGGCCGGAAATCTGGAACGGCGCCAACGCCCCGCATCGCCCCACCGCCGGCTTCGTCGACGAAGCCCGGTTCGAGCAGGAAACCCGCTACAAAATCATCAGCACGATGGTTCGCGACTTCCCCAACCAGGTTGCCATTGCCTACACCCCGGACGATTTCCGTCGCCTGCACGGCGAAGGCAAGTTCGCGATCTTCATGAGCATGCTCAACGCCTACCCGCTGGGCAACGACCTGACCGCGCTGGACACGTGGGCCGCTCGTGGCATGCGCATGTTCGGTTTCAGTTACGTGGGCAACAACGCCTGGGCGGATTCGTCCCGACCGCTGCCGTTCTTCAATGATTCGCGCGACGCCCTTGGGGGCCTGTCGGAGATCGGCAAACAAGCGGTGCATCGTCTCAACGATCTGGGCGTGATCATCGACGTGTCGCAGATGTCGACCAAAGCCCTGGAGCAAGTCGCCCAGTTGAGCCGCACGCCGATGGTCGCCTCGCACTCGGCACCGCGTGCCCTGGTGGACATCCCGCGCAACCTCAGCGACCAGGAAATGCAGCTGATCAAGAAAAGCGGCGGCGTGGTGCAGATTGTCGGCTTCCCGACCTACATCCGTCCGCTGAGCCAGGCCACCCAAGACAAACTCAACGCCCTGCGCGCACGCTTCGACCTGCAACCGCTGCAAGGCCTGGAGATGGCGCTGATGCCGGGCGACCCGGTGATCACCGTCTGGTCCGAACAACGTTTCGGCGAGTACGCCAGCCAGCTCTACGCCATCGTCGACGAAGAACCGAAAGCCACCCTCAAGGACTACGGCGACGCGATTGATTACGCGGTGAAAAAAATCGGTATCGACCATGTCGGCATCAGTTCCGATTTCAACGACGGCGGCGGTCTGGAGGGCTGGAAGGATGTCAGCGAAGCTCGCAACGTGACGGCCGAGCTGATCAGTCGCGGCTACAGCGAGGCCGATATCGCCAAGCTTTGGGGCGGGAATTTCCTGCGGGTCTGGGACCAGGTGCAGAAGTCGTCCAGACCGGTGGCAAAAAACTGA
- the pvdO gene encoding dihydropyoverdine dehydrogenase: MNRDLLTVPLKALALSALLAGLLPTTAQAATTPQPGKVFKDCRDCPEMVVLPAGTFTMGTPDDEVGREPDESPMHEVTFVKPFAMSRFQVTAGEWDSYVRESGVTIANGDTRPGRECVASKPRYPQGPRQPAVCMNFDDVKNYVAWLSKKTGQKYHMVSEAQREYAARGGTKGPFPFPFDEGKEYSISQHANTYGPADGYSYSSPVGSYAPNAFGLYDMHGNVYEWVEDCEHPNYVGAPTDGSAWVEPNCEAVRIRGNDWGEAPVFSRSGNRNSQYPQERGDWIGFRIVRDL, translated from the coding sequence ATGAACCGAGATCTATTAACCGTGCCTCTCAAGGCCCTCGCCTTGTCCGCCCTCCTCGCCGGTCTGCTGCCAACCACCGCCCAGGCGGCCACCACCCCGCAACCCGGCAAAGTATTCAAGGACTGCCGCGATTGCCCGGAAATGGTCGTGCTGCCCGCCGGTACGTTCACCATGGGTACGCCGGACGATGAAGTCGGTCGCGAGCCCGACGAAAGCCCGATGCACGAGGTGACCTTCGTCAAACCCTTCGCCATGAGCCGCTTCCAGGTCACCGCCGGTGAATGGGACAGCTACGTGCGCGAGAGTGGCGTGACCATCGCCAATGGGGATACCCGACCGGGTCGCGAGTGCGTCGCCAGCAAACCGCGTTACCCGCAAGGCCCGCGTCAGCCGGCGGTGTGCATGAATTTCGATGACGTGAAGAACTACGTCGCCTGGCTCTCGAAGAAGACCGGGCAGAAGTACCACATGGTCAGCGAAGCTCAACGCGAATACGCCGCGCGCGGCGGCACCAAGGGTCCGTTCCCCTTCCCGTTCGATGAAGGCAAGGAATACAGCATCAGCCAACACGCCAACACCTACGGCCCGGCGGACGGTTACAGCTACAGCTCGCCGGTCGGCAGCTATGCACCGAATGCGTTCGGCCTGTACGACATGCACGGCAATGTCTACGAATGGGTCGAAGACTGCGAACACCCCAACTACGTCGGCGCGCCCACTGATGGCAGTGCGTGGGTAGAACCCAACTGCGAAGCGGTGCGCATTCGCGGCAACGACTGGGGTGAAGCGCCAGTGTTCTCCCGCTCCGGCAACCGCAACAGCCAGTACCCGCAAGAGCGTGGCGACTGGATAGGTTTCCGTATCGTGCGTGATCTCTAA
- the pvdN gene encoding pyoverdine-tailoring periplasmic protein PvdN, which translates to MTNRRSFLKQAGILAAGLPLSAAVNLPALAANPPPLSKDKWAQLRSLFDQDPDYLHFANFLVTSHPRPVREAIERHRANLDRNPGLAMDWDLGETEKREHAVRVWAGHYLKAKPEQIALTGSTTEGLSLIYGGVHVRPDQEILTSEHEHYATNYALGYRQQKDGVKVRKLKLFENSQTVSADEVLDSIAKGIRPETRVLGMTWVQSGSGVKLPIGEIGKLVAERNRNREEKDRILYVVDGVHGFGVEELDFPDMHCDFFIAGTHKWMFGPRGTGIICARSAELKDVTPTIPTFSEATTFSTIMTPGGYHSFEHRWALDEAFKLHLELGKAEVQARIHALNTYAKNRLLEHPQIELVTPRSPDLSAGFTFFRVKDRDCEKIAVQLMKNRVVCDSVDRDVGPVIRIAPGLLNTENHIDRVMALLSKTV; encoded by the coding sequence ATGACTAACCGCCGTTCATTCCTCAAGCAGGCCGGTATTCTCGCGGCTGGCCTGCCCCTGAGTGCTGCCGTGAATCTGCCGGCACTGGCTGCCAATCCACCGCCGCTGTCCAAGGACAAATGGGCGCAATTGCGTTCGTTGTTCGACCAGGATCCGGACTACCTGCACTTCGCCAATTTCCTGGTCACGTCCCACCCACGTCCGGTGCGTGAGGCGATTGAACGCCACCGCGCCAACCTCGACCGCAACCCGGGGCTGGCAATGGATTGGGACCTGGGCGAAACCGAAAAACGCGAGCACGCGGTGCGCGTCTGGGCCGGTCATTACCTCAAGGCCAAGCCTGAGCAAATCGCACTGACCGGCAGCACCACAGAAGGTCTGTCGCTGATCTACGGCGGCGTCCATGTTCGCCCGGATCAGGAAATCCTCACCAGCGAGCACGAACACTACGCCACCAATTACGCTCTGGGCTATCGCCAGCAAAAGGACGGGGTCAAGGTGCGCAAGCTCAAGCTGTTCGAGAACAGCCAAACCGTGTCGGCGGATGAGGTGCTGGATTCGATCGCCAAAGGCATTCGCCCCGAAACCCGCGTGCTGGGCATGACCTGGGTGCAGTCCGGCAGCGGCGTGAAGCTGCCGATTGGTGAGATCGGCAAGCTGGTGGCGGAACGCAATCGCAATCGTGAGGAAAAGGACCGCATCCTGTATGTGGTCGATGGCGTGCACGGTTTCGGCGTCGAAGAGCTCGACTTCCCAGACATGCACTGCGACTTTTTCATCGCCGGCACCCACAAATGGATGTTCGGCCCGCGCGGCACCGGGATCATCTGCGCCCGTTCAGCCGAGCTCAAGGATGTGACGCCGACGATTCCGACCTTCTCCGAAGCGACCACGTTCTCGACCATCATGACCCCCGGCGGTTATCACAGCTTCGAACATCGCTGGGCCCTGGACGAGGCGTTCAAGCTGCACCTGGAACTGGGCAAGGCCGAGGTCCAGGCGCGCATTCACGCCCTCAATACCTATGCGAAAAACCGGCTGTTGGAACACCCGCAGATTGAATTGGTCACGCCCAGGAGCCCGGACCTGTCGGCCGGGTTCACCTTCTTCCGGGTCAAGGACCGCGACTGCGAAAAAATCGCCGTCCAGTTGATGAAAAACCGCGTGGTTTGCGACTCGGTGGACCGCGACGTCGGCCCGGTGATCCGAATCGCGCCCGGCCTGCTCAACACCGAAAACCATATCGACCGCGTCATGGCCTTGCTGAGCAAAACCGTCTGA
- a CDS encoding cyclic peptide export ABC transporter: MTQPPRGAIGELFALLKPFRLIVAASIFLGMVGGLSVTVLLATINNALHSDTGLTQGVVALFAGLCLLALLSSICSDIGTNYVGQHIIARLRKQLGEKVLSAPIEQIERYRSHRLIPVLTHDVDTISDFAFAFAPLAISLTVTLGCMGYLAILSWPMFLIMVAAILIGTAIQAYAQSKGVQGFMAARDAEDELQKHYNAIADGAKELRIHRPRRQRMFVSGIKATADFICKTQVRSVNTFVIAKTFGSMLFFVVIGLVLALQSFWPSADKTVMSGFVLVLLYMKGPLEHLISTLPIVSRAQIAFRRIAELSEQFSTPEPHLLLSDQGNVKQAVHELKLADVRFAFPAVEGAAPFQLGPVNLTIKQGDITFIVGENGCGKTTLIKLLLGLYTPQQGEIRVNGEAIDAQNRDDYRQLFTTIFADYYLFDDVVQGDTHIPEDANKYLQRLEIAHKVSVKDGNFTTTDLSTGQRKRLALVNAWLEERPVLVFDEWAADQDPTFRRIFYTELLPDLKRLGKTIIVISHDDRYFDVADQLVRMESGRVVTELAPA; the protein is encoded by the coding sequence ATGACCCAGCCTCCCCGTGGCGCCATCGGCGAGTTGTTCGCCCTGTTGAAACCGTTTCGACTCATCGTCGCCGCGTCCATTTTCCTGGGCATGGTCGGCGGCTTGAGTGTCACGGTACTGCTGGCGACCATCAACAACGCCCTGCATTCGGACACCGGCCTGACCCAAGGCGTAGTCGCCTTGTTTGCCGGCCTGTGCCTGCTGGCGCTGCTGAGCTCGATCTGCTCGGACATCGGCACCAACTACGTCGGCCAGCACATCATTGCCAGGCTGCGCAAACAGCTCGGTGAAAAAGTCCTGTCGGCACCCATCGAGCAGATCGAACGCTATCGCAGCCACCGCTTGATTCCGGTCCTGACCCACGACGTCGATACCATCAGCGACTTCGCCTTCGCCTTCGCCCCCCTGGCGATTTCCCTCACCGTGACCCTCGGTTGCATGGGTTACCTGGCCATCCTGTCGTGGCCGATGTTCCTGATCATGGTCGCCGCGATCCTGATCGGCACCGCGATCCAGGCTTACGCCCAGAGCAAGGGTGTGCAGGGTTTCATGGCCGCCCGTGACGCTGAAGACGAGCTGCAAAAGCACTACAACGCGATTGCAGATGGCGCCAAGGAACTGCGAATCCACCGCCCGCGTCGCCAACGCATGTTCGTGTCGGGGATCAAGGCGACAGCCGATTTCATCTGCAAGACCCAGGTGCGCTCGGTCAACACCTTCGTGATCGCCAAGACCTTCGGCTCGATGCTGTTCTTCGTGGTCATCGGCCTGGTGCTGGCGCTGCAATCCTTCTGGCCAAGCGCCGACAAGACCGTGATGAGCGGCTTCGTGCTGGTGCTGTTGTATATGAAAGGCCCGCTGGAGCATTTGATCAGCACGTTACCGATTGTCAGCCGTGCGCAGATCGCCTTCCGCCGGATCGCCGAGTTGTCCGAGCAGTTTTCCACCCCTGAGCCGCACTTGCTACTCAGCGATCAGGGCAACGTCAAGCAAGCCGTGCACGAACTGAAACTGGCCGATGTGCGTTTCGCCTTCCCGGCTGTCGAAGGCGCTGCACCCTTCCAGTTGGGCCCGGTCAACCTGACGATCAAGCAAGGCGACATCACGTTTATTGTCGGTGAGAACGGTTGCGGCAAGACCACGCTGATCAAGTTACTGCTGGGTTTGTACACGCCGCAACAGGGCGAGATCCGGGTCAACGGCGAGGCGATTGATGCGCAAAATCGTGATGACTATCGCCAGTTGTTCACCACGATCTTCGCTGATTATTACCTGTTCGATGACGTGGTCCAGGGCGACACGCACATCCCCGAAGACGCCAACAAATACCTGCAACGCCTGGAAATCGCGCACAAGGTCAGCGTCAAGGACGGCAATTTCACCACCACCGACCTTTCCACCGGCCAGCGCAAGCGCCTGGCGCTGGTCAATGCCTGGCTCGAAGAACGCCCGGTGCTGGTGTTCGATGAATGGGCGGCCGACCAGGACCCGACCTTCCGCCGGATTTTCTACACCGAGCTGCTGCCGGACCTCAAGCGCCTGGGCAAAACCATCATCGTGATCTCCCACGATGACCGTTACTTCGACGTGGCCGACCAGTTGGTGCGCATGGAGAGCGGCCGGGTCGTCACCGAGCTGGCACCGGCCTGA